A window from Citrus sinensis cultivar Valencia sweet orange chromosome 5, DVS_A1.0, whole genome shotgun sequence encodes these proteins:
- the LOC102620438 gene encoding uncharacterized protein LOC102620438 isoform X2, whose protein sequence is MVSEANPNPNYRKPLNAYHVGGIQVEFPYQPYGSQLVFMCRVISTLDRAQRDGHCHALLESPTGTGKSLSLLCSTLAWQQNCKLKNQLANISHSKPDTEAVTDPLANGGGFIPESQPSTIPPSTNGQTAQVAMNNKNVKKKMTPTIFYASRTHSQISQVISEYKKTAYRVPMAVLASRKHYCTNNKLLLGDRNLGCPQFKNVHKVRGHPSLQKGGCHEVHDIEDLVNVGQVVRGCSYYAARSMADDAQLVFCPYSYIINPVIRGAMEVDIKGAILILDEAHNIEDIARDAGSVDIDEDVLLKLQMELEQVCSVNPMIYQPLIEMTQDLVGWIERRKATLAKREFQHFFSCWTGDKALRELQEANISRQCFPILLECATKAIKEATDTESELPHLSGMSVITLEGLFSSLTYFFSRNGSHVSDYQLALQKYIKRDSKNPGGNWTHTLSLWCLNPAVVFKDVAELSLSIILTSGTLSPMNSFSSELGVQFGTCLEAPHVIDVDLQVLTSVISTGPDNYPLNASYKTADGYAFQDALGKSIEEICNVVPGGSLVFFPSYKLMEKLCNRWRETGQWSRLNAKKPLFVEPKGGSQEDFEIVLKHYYNSISQGSKCAVVRKKRVKREGNNDLNTIESQENANKKGASFLAVCRGKVSEGIDFSDDNARVVIVVGIPFPNINDIQVSLKKKYNDTYRSSKNLLSGNEWYCNQAFRALNQAIGRCIRHRFDYGAIILLDERFQEERNRAHISKWLRKSIKQYDSFDASLEGLKSFFRDVKGWVGKKMFNGLENSDNDVDHVSSMDQCKEVTKQNTQELNKSDHSGQNVQSISKYDPFSHQKSQGNFEVQTSLQTDQNNSCIEYIDLERMNDKNNHSIDSSKGSTRKENKKLNSYDNSGQKLHSSVKYDSFPGLNLLDEVEVQEFVQLDRVSSCKDYINTQCSLQKSSRCCEASSMPFSNEDPELLLVKETPAMDDNNTMASPGSLSKDGNSSSTIFQASTQSPDQLSVHSQSLTNPVRVPSSAQPEMVVTPEKEVTGDTSNLPPERDSSLSSSVNSHTQKRRKTMVSPSVDLMLMASREANRRIEFNSETNYVKNKSKTSNNCAESHLSSTPVMDKTLQISCSLCRSPLGLPENHLYVRCSVTSSAKAHLVSLLKQRQELCANVTSIPVIMTDISSVDQLLTNQSFGGASGQGIWCEEDGCVYNTLFCPFCSSPSNCLGVQIVASNALNFQLLNKILFYLDRLEIRIPESGKFKSEAKDSSPITHSAMDKVAAFSCIEKFSYSPILEDSGGWRSTKSKLRLPKKGRGS, encoded by the exons atggtctcagaggCAAACCCAAACCCTAATTACAGAAAGCCCCTGAATGCGTACCACGTCGGGGGAATCCAAGTGGAGTTTCCGTACCAACCATACGGGTCGCAGCTTGTGTTCATGTGCCGCGTGATATCGACGCTTGATCGAGCGCAAAGAGACGGTCACTGTCACGCATTACTCGAGTCTCCGACCGGTACTGGAAAATCTCTCTCGCTTCTTTGCTCGACTCTCGCTTGGCAGCagaattgtaaattaaagaatCAGTTAGCAAACATCTCTCACTCCAAACCTGATACCGAGGCCGTCACCGATCCTCTGGCAAATGGTGGCGGATTCATCCCCGAATCACAGCCTTCAA CTATTCCGCCGTCAACAAATGGCCAGACGGCTCAGGTTGCGATGAACAACAAGAAtgtgaagaaaaagatgacGCCTACAATATTTTATGCATC GAGGACACATTCACAAATTTCTCAAGTGATTTCTGAATACAAGAAAACTGCTTATCGGGTGCCAATGGCAGTGTTG GCTTCGCGTAAACATTATTGCACAAACAA caAGCTGCTTTTGGGGGATCGAAATTTGGGTTGTCCTCAATTTAA AAATGTGCATAAAGTCAGAGGTCACCCATCACTTCAGAAAGGAGGTTGCCATGAGGTTCATGATATTGAAGATCTGGTGAATGTTGGACAAGTCGTTAGAG GATGTTCATATTATGCTGCACGCTCCATGGCAGATGATGCGCAGTTGGTGTTTTGTCCCTACAGCTACATCATTAATCCTGTCATTCGGGGTGCTATGGAAGTTGATATTAAAGGAGCCATTTTAATTCTTGATGAAGCCCA CAATATCGAAGACATTGCCCGTGATGCCGGTAGTGTGGATATTGATGAAGATGTTTTGCTAA AATTGCAGATGGAACTAGAGCAAGTGTGCTCTGTTAATCCCATGATTTACCAACCATTAATTGAAATGACCCAG GACCTCGTAGGCTGGATTGAGCGCAGGAAAGCAACATTAGCAAAGCGGGAATTTCAGCACTTCTTCTCTTG TTGGACTGGTGATAAAGCTTTAAGAGAACTCCAAGAAGCTAACATCTCACGGCAGTGCTTTCCAATATTGCTAGAATGTGCCACAAAG GCAATCAAAGAAGCTACAGACACAGAATCAGAGTTACCTCATCTGAGTGGCATGTCAGTCATAACATTGGAAG GGTTATTCTCCTCACTTACCTATTTCTTCTCAAGAAACGGTTCTCATGTATCTGATTATCAGCTTGCTTTAcagaaatatattaaaagagaTTCAA AAAACCCTGGTGGAAACTGGACACATACTTTAAGTTTGTGGTGCTTGAATCCAGCTGTTGTTTTCAAGGATGTTGCTGAGCTTTCTTTGTCTATTATTTTAACATCGGG GACCTTATCACCAATGAATTCCTTCTCTTCTGAGCTTGGAGTTCAATTCGGAACTTGTCTGGAGGCTCCGCATGTCATCGATGTTGATTTGCAG GTGTTGACTTCTGTAATCTCCACTGGTCCAGATAATTATCCATTGAATGCAAGTTATAAAACTGCAGATGGGTATGCTTTTCAG GATGCCCTTGGCAAATCTATAGAGGAAATATGCAACGTTGTTCCTGGTGGCTCTCTTGTATTCTTCCCTAGTTATAAGTTGATGGAGAAACTGTGCAATCGTTGGCGTGAAACAGGCCAATGGTCTCGACTTAATGCAAAGAAACCTCTTTTTGTGG AGCCAAAAGGGGGAAGCCAGGAAGACTTTGAGATTGTTTTGAAGCATTATTACAACTCAATTTCACAAGGCAGTAAATGTGCTGttgtgagaaagaaaagagttaAGAGAGAAGGCAATAATGACTTAAACACAATTGAGTCTCAGGAAAATGCTAATAAGAAAGGAGCCAGTTTCCTTGCAGTTTGCCGTGGAAAG GTTTCAGAAGGAATTGACTTCAGCGATGATAATGCTCGAGTGGTT ATAGTTGTTGGCATACCATTTCCAAACAT AAATGATATTCAAGTttcattgaagaagaaatataatgATACATATAGATCATCAAAAAATCTTCTAAGTGGTAATGAGTGGTACTGCAACCAAGCCTTTCGAGCTCTAAATCAAGCTATAG GACGCTGCATAAGACATAGGTTTGACTATGGAGCCATCATCTTATTAG ATGAGCGCTTTCAAGAGGAAAGGAATAGAGCTCATATTTCTAAGTGGCTAAGGAAATCCATTAAACAGTATGATAGCTTTGACGCATCACTAGAGGGTTTAAAGTCTTTTTTCAGAGATGTCAAG GGTTGGGTTGGCAAGAAAATGTTTAATGGCTTAGAAAATTCTGACAACGATGTGGACCATGTCTCTTCTATGGATCAATGCAAAGAGGTGACAAAACAGAATACTCAGGAACTTAACAAGTCTGATCATTCTGGACAGAATGTACAATCTATAAGCAAGTATGACCCTTTTTCCCATCAGAAGTCTCAAGGTAATTTTGAAGTTCAGACATCTTTGCAAACTGATCAGAACAACAGCTGCATAGAATATATTGACCTGGAAAGAATGAACGATAAAAACAATCATTCTATTGATTCAAGCAAAGGGTCAACAaggaaagaaaacaagaaactgAACAGTTATGACAATTCTGGACAGAAGCTACACTCTTCAGTGAAGTATGACTCTTTTCCCGGGCTGAACTTGTTAGATGAGGTTGAAGTTCAGGAATTTGTCCAGCTAGATAGAGTCAGTAGCTGCAAAGATTATATCAACACACAATGCAGTTTGCAGAAAAGTTCAAG GTGCTGCGAGGCTTCATCCATGCCATTCTCCAATGAAGATCCAGAATTACTCCTTGTCAAGGAAACCCCTGCTATGGATGATAATAATACCATGGCTAGTCCTGGATCCTTATCTAAGGATGGGAACTCTAGTTCAACCATATTTCAAGCATCTACACAATCTCCAGATCAATTATCAGTCCATTCGCAGTCTTTGACAAATCCGGTCCGAGTCCCTTCCAGCGCCCAGCCTGAGATGGTAGTCACTCCTGAAAAAGAAGTCACTGGAGACACCAGCAATTTGCCACCAGAAAGAGATTCGTCTTTGAGTTCGAGTGTTAATTCACATACCCAAAAAAGGAGGAAAACCATGGTTTCACCTTCAGTTGACCTTATGTTAATGGCAAGCAGAGAAGCAAATCGgagaattgaatttaattcggAAACCAATTATGTGAAAAACAAATCCAAAACGTCAAATAATTGTGCTGAATCACATTTGTCCTCTACTCCAGTTATGGACAAGACTTTACAAATTTCATGTTCACTCTGTAGGAGCCCTTTAGGTCTTCCTGAGAATCATCTATATGTTAGGTGCTCAGTTACTTCATCTGCTAAAGCTCACTTAGTATCTCTTCTGAAACAAAGACAGGAACTGTGTGCAAATGTAACAAGCATACCTGTTATCATGACTGACATTTCATCAGTTGATCAGCTACTCACCAACCAGTCTTTTGGAGGTGCCTCAGGACAGGGCATATGGTGTGAAGAGGATGGATGTGTATATAATACCCTTTTTTGCCCCTTCTGCAGTAGCCCCAGCAACTGTCTTGGCGTTCAGATAGTGGCAAGCAATGCATTGAACTTTCAGTTACTTAACAAA ATATTGTTTTACTTGGATCGTCTGGAAATTAGAATTCCTGAATCTGGAAAATTCAAGTCAGAGGCCAAG GATTCATCACCAATTACTCATTCAGCCATGGATAAAGTCGCTGCTTTCAGTTGcatagaaaaattttcttattctcCAATACTGGAAGATTCAGGAGGGTGGAGGTCCACAAAATCgaag CTGAGACTACCAAAGAAAGGCCGGGGTTCCTAA
- the LOC102620438 gene encoding uncharacterized protein LOC102620438 isoform X1 translates to MVSEANPNPNYRKPLNAYHVGGIQVEFPYQPYGSQLVFMCRVISTLDRAQRDGHCHALLESPTGTGKSLSLLCSTLAWQQNCKLKNQLANISHSKPDTEAVTDPLANGGGFIPESQPSTIPPSTNGQTAQVAMNNKNVKKKMTPTIFYASRTHSQISQVISEYKKTAYRVPMAVLASRKHYCTNKYVRDKENIDEECKLLLGDRNLGCPQFKNVHKVRGHPSLQKGGCHEVHDIEDLVNVGQVVRGCSYYAARSMADDAQLVFCPYSYIINPVIRGAMEVDIKGAILILDEAHNIEDIARDAGSVDIDEDVLLKLQMELEQVCSVNPMIYQPLIEMTQDLVGWIERRKATLAKREFQHFFSCWTGDKALRELQEANISRQCFPILLECATKAIKEATDTESELPHLSGMSVITLEGLFSSLTYFFSRNGSHVSDYQLALQKYIKRDSKNPGGNWTHTLSLWCLNPAVVFKDVAELSLSIILTSGTLSPMNSFSSELGVQFGTCLEAPHVIDVDLQVLTSVISTGPDNYPLNASYKTADGYAFQDALGKSIEEICNVVPGGSLVFFPSYKLMEKLCNRWRETGQWSRLNAKKPLFVEPKGGSQEDFEIVLKHYYNSISQGSKCAVVRKKRVKREGNNDLNTIESQENANKKGASFLAVCRGKVSEGIDFSDDNARVVIVVGIPFPNINDIQVSLKKKYNDTYRSSKNLLSGNEWYCNQAFRALNQAIGRCIRHRFDYGAIILLDERFQEERNRAHISKWLRKSIKQYDSFDASLEGLKSFFRDVKGWVGKKMFNGLENSDNDVDHVSSMDQCKEVTKQNTQELNKSDHSGQNVQSISKYDPFSHQKSQGNFEVQTSLQTDQNNSCIEYIDLERMNDKNNHSIDSSKGSTRKENKKLNSYDNSGQKLHSSVKYDSFPGLNLLDEVEVQEFVQLDRVSSCKDYINTQCSLQKSSRCCEASSMPFSNEDPELLLVKETPAMDDNNTMASPGSLSKDGNSSSTIFQASTQSPDQLSVHSQSLTNPVRVPSSAQPEMVVTPEKEVTGDTSNLPPERDSSLSSSVNSHTQKRRKTMVSPSVDLMLMASREANRRIEFNSETNYVKNKSKTSNNCAESHLSSTPVMDKTLQISCSLCRSPLGLPENHLYVRCSVTSSAKAHLVSLLKQRQELCANVTSIPVIMTDISSVDQLLTNQSFGGASGQGIWCEEDGCVYNTLFCPFCSSPSNCLGVQIVASNALNFQLLNKILFYLDRLEIRIPESGKFKSEAKDSSPITHSAMDKVAAFSCIEKFSYSPILEDSGGWRSTKSKLRLPKKGRGS, encoded by the exons atggtctcagaggCAAACCCAAACCCTAATTACAGAAAGCCCCTGAATGCGTACCACGTCGGGGGAATCCAAGTGGAGTTTCCGTACCAACCATACGGGTCGCAGCTTGTGTTCATGTGCCGCGTGATATCGACGCTTGATCGAGCGCAAAGAGACGGTCACTGTCACGCATTACTCGAGTCTCCGACCGGTACTGGAAAATCTCTCTCGCTTCTTTGCTCGACTCTCGCTTGGCAGCagaattgtaaattaaagaatCAGTTAGCAAACATCTCTCACTCCAAACCTGATACCGAGGCCGTCACCGATCCTCTGGCAAATGGTGGCGGATTCATCCCCGAATCACAGCCTTCAA CTATTCCGCCGTCAACAAATGGCCAGACGGCTCAGGTTGCGATGAACAACAAGAAtgtgaagaaaaagatgacGCCTACAATATTTTATGCATC GAGGACACATTCACAAATTTCTCAAGTGATTTCTGAATACAAGAAAACTGCTTATCGGGTGCCAATGGCAGTGTTG GCTTCGCGTAAACATTATTGCACAAACAAGTACGTACGTGACAAAGAGAATATTGATGAAGAATG caAGCTGCTTTTGGGGGATCGAAATTTGGGTTGTCCTCAATTTAA AAATGTGCATAAAGTCAGAGGTCACCCATCACTTCAGAAAGGAGGTTGCCATGAGGTTCATGATATTGAAGATCTGGTGAATGTTGGACAAGTCGTTAGAG GATGTTCATATTATGCTGCACGCTCCATGGCAGATGATGCGCAGTTGGTGTTTTGTCCCTACAGCTACATCATTAATCCTGTCATTCGGGGTGCTATGGAAGTTGATATTAAAGGAGCCATTTTAATTCTTGATGAAGCCCA CAATATCGAAGACATTGCCCGTGATGCCGGTAGTGTGGATATTGATGAAGATGTTTTGCTAA AATTGCAGATGGAACTAGAGCAAGTGTGCTCTGTTAATCCCATGATTTACCAACCATTAATTGAAATGACCCAG GACCTCGTAGGCTGGATTGAGCGCAGGAAAGCAACATTAGCAAAGCGGGAATTTCAGCACTTCTTCTCTTG TTGGACTGGTGATAAAGCTTTAAGAGAACTCCAAGAAGCTAACATCTCACGGCAGTGCTTTCCAATATTGCTAGAATGTGCCACAAAG GCAATCAAAGAAGCTACAGACACAGAATCAGAGTTACCTCATCTGAGTGGCATGTCAGTCATAACATTGGAAG GGTTATTCTCCTCACTTACCTATTTCTTCTCAAGAAACGGTTCTCATGTATCTGATTATCAGCTTGCTTTAcagaaatatattaaaagagaTTCAA AAAACCCTGGTGGAAACTGGACACATACTTTAAGTTTGTGGTGCTTGAATCCAGCTGTTGTTTTCAAGGATGTTGCTGAGCTTTCTTTGTCTATTATTTTAACATCGGG GACCTTATCACCAATGAATTCCTTCTCTTCTGAGCTTGGAGTTCAATTCGGAACTTGTCTGGAGGCTCCGCATGTCATCGATGTTGATTTGCAG GTGTTGACTTCTGTAATCTCCACTGGTCCAGATAATTATCCATTGAATGCAAGTTATAAAACTGCAGATGGGTATGCTTTTCAG GATGCCCTTGGCAAATCTATAGAGGAAATATGCAACGTTGTTCCTGGTGGCTCTCTTGTATTCTTCCCTAGTTATAAGTTGATGGAGAAACTGTGCAATCGTTGGCGTGAAACAGGCCAATGGTCTCGACTTAATGCAAAGAAACCTCTTTTTGTGG AGCCAAAAGGGGGAAGCCAGGAAGACTTTGAGATTGTTTTGAAGCATTATTACAACTCAATTTCACAAGGCAGTAAATGTGCTGttgtgagaaagaaaagagttaAGAGAGAAGGCAATAATGACTTAAACACAATTGAGTCTCAGGAAAATGCTAATAAGAAAGGAGCCAGTTTCCTTGCAGTTTGCCGTGGAAAG GTTTCAGAAGGAATTGACTTCAGCGATGATAATGCTCGAGTGGTT ATAGTTGTTGGCATACCATTTCCAAACAT AAATGATATTCAAGTttcattgaagaagaaatataatgATACATATAGATCATCAAAAAATCTTCTAAGTGGTAATGAGTGGTACTGCAACCAAGCCTTTCGAGCTCTAAATCAAGCTATAG GACGCTGCATAAGACATAGGTTTGACTATGGAGCCATCATCTTATTAG ATGAGCGCTTTCAAGAGGAAAGGAATAGAGCTCATATTTCTAAGTGGCTAAGGAAATCCATTAAACAGTATGATAGCTTTGACGCATCACTAGAGGGTTTAAAGTCTTTTTTCAGAGATGTCAAG GGTTGGGTTGGCAAGAAAATGTTTAATGGCTTAGAAAATTCTGACAACGATGTGGACCATGTCTCTTCTATGGATCAATGCAAAGAGGTGACAAAACAGAATACTCAGGAACTTAACAAGTCTGATCATTCTGGACAGAATGTACAATCTATAAGCAAGTATGACCCTTTTTCCCATCAGAAGTCTCAAGGTAATTTTGAAGTTCAGACATCTTTGCAAACTGATCAGAACAACAGCTGCATAGAATATATTGACCTGGAAAGAATGAACGATAAAAACAATCATTCTATTGATTCAAGCAAAGGGTCAACAaggaaagaaaacaagaaactgAACAGTTATGACAATTCTGGACAGAAGCTACACTCTTCAGTGAAGTATGACTCTTTTCCCGGGCTGAACTTGTTAGATGAGGTTGAAGTTCAGGAATTTGTCCAGCTAGATAGAGTCAGTAGCTGCAAAGATTATATCAACACACAATGCAGTTTGCAGAAAAGTTCAAG GTGCTGCGAGGCTTCATCCATGCCATTCTCCAATGAAGATCCAGAATTACTCCTTGTCAAGGAAACCCCTGCTATGGATGATAATAATACCATGGCTAGTCCTGGATCCTTATCTAAGGATGGGAACTCTAGTTCAACCATATTTCAAGCATCTACACAATCTCCAGATCAATTATCAGTCCATTCGCAGTCTTTGACAAATCCGGTCCGAGTCCCTTCCAGCGCCCAGCCTGAGATGGTAGTCACTCCTGAAAAAGAAGTCACTGGAGACACCAGCAATTTGCCACCAGAAAGAGATTCGTCTTTGAGTTCGAGTGTTAATTCACATACCCAAAAAAGGAGGAAAACCATGGTTTCACCTTCAGTTGACCTTATGTTAATGGCAAGCAGAGAAGCAAATCGgagaattgaatttaattcggAAACCAATTATGTGAAAAACAAATCCAAAACGTCAAATAATTGTGCTGAATCACATTTGTCCTCTACTCCAGTTATGGACAAGACTTTACAAATTTCATGTTCACTCTGTAGGAGCCCTTTAGGTCTTCCTGAGAATCATCTATATGTTAGGTGCTCAGTTACTTCATCTGCTAAAGCTCACTTAGTATCTCTTCTGAAACAAAGACAGGAACTGTGTGCAAATGTAACAAGCATACCTGTTATCATGACTGACATTTCATCAGTTGATCAGCTACTCACCAACCAGTCTTTTGGAGGTGCCTCAGGACAGGGCATATGGTGTGAAGAGGATGGATGTGTATATAATACCCTTTTTTGCCCCTTCTGCAGTAGCCCCAGCAACTGTCTTGGCGTTCAGATAGTGGCAAGCAATGCATTGAACTTTCAGTTACTTAACAAA ATATTGTTTTACTTGGATCGTCTGGAAATTAGAATTCCTGAATCTGGAAAATTCAAGTCAGAGGCCAAG GATTCATCACCAATTACTCATTCAGCCATGGATAAAGTCGCTGCTTTCAGTTGcatagaaaaattttcttattctcCAATACTGGAAGATTCAGGAGGGTGGAGGTCCACAAAATCgaag CTGAGACTACCAAAGAAAGGCCGGGGTTCCTAA